The following proteins come from a genomic window of Hymenobacter canadensis:
- a CDS encoding RidA family protein, producing the protein MPHTVVYSDQAPAPIGPYSQAIQAGNTVYVSGQIALDSVTGQVVGDGDVAQETHQVMRNLQAVLQAAGLTLRDVVKCSIFVKDLGNFSLINEIYGSYFTPDYAPARETVEVSRLPKDVQVEISCVAVQGGQ; encoded by the coding sequence ATGCCCCATACCGTTGTGTATTCCGACCAAGCCCCCGCTCCTATCGGGCCCTATAGCCAGGCCATTCAGGCCGGCAATACCGTGTACGTTTCCGGCCAGATTGCCCTCGACTCTGTCACCGGCCAGGTGGTAGGTGACGGCGACGTGGCCCAGGAAACCCACCAAGTGATGCGCAACCTGCAGGCAGTGCTGCAAGCCGCCGGCCTCACGCTGCGCGACGTGGTGAAGTGCAGCATTTTCGTGAAGGACCTTGGCAACTTTAGTCTGATCAATGAAATCTACGGCAGCTACTTCACGCCCGACTACGCGCCGGCCCGCGAAACCGTGGAAGTAAGCCGCCTGCCCAAAGACGTGCAGGTGGAAATTTCGTGCGTAGCTGTGCAGGGCGGTCAGTAA
- the glmS gene encoding glutamine--fructose-6-phosphate transaminase (isomerizing), which translates to MCGIVAYIGHREACPIILKGLHRLEYRGYDSAGVALLNGSLEVYKKKGKVAELEAFLQDKDTQAQIGMGHTRWATHGEPNDSNAHPHYSTSERIAIIHNGIIENYAALKEHLQQQGHTFHSDTDTEVFVNLIEEIQKQQKCSLEEAVRLALHEVVGAYAIVVLSRDEPNQLIAARKGSPLVIGVGKDEYFLASDATPIIEYTNEVIYVNDYEIAVIKNGNLEIRSKEDVQQTPYIQKLEMALESIEKGGYEHFMLKEIFEQPRSILDSMRGRLELEAGHLNMGGIRAYERKFMNADRIIIVACGTSWHAGLVAEYLLEDLARIPVEVEYASEFRYRNPIITERDIVIAISQSGETADTLAAIELAKSKGATIFGICNVVGSSIARATDAGAYTHAGPEIGVASTKAFTAQVTVLTLLAMIVGHKRGALSDTRLRELMVELTNIPAKVEKALLLNDEIKVIAEMFKDVPNFLYLGRGYNFPVALEGALKLKEISYIHAEGYPAAEMKHGPIALIDENMPVVVIATKDSSYEKVVSNIQEVKARKGRIIAVVTEGDTVIPAMAEFVIEVPHTSEVLVPLVSVVPLQLLSYHIAVLRGCNVDQPRNLAKSVTVE; encoded by the coding sequence ATGTGCGGAATTGTTGCTTATATCGGTCACCGCGAAGCCTGCCCGATCATTCTTAAAGGCCTGCACCGTCTCGAATACCGGGGCTACGACTCGGCCGGCGTAGCGTTGTTGAACGGTTCGCTTGAAGTGTATAAGAAAAAAGGAAAGGTAGCCGAGTTGGAAGCCTTCCTGCAGGACAAAGACACTCAGGCGCAGATTGGCATGGGCCACACACGCTGGGCCACCCACGGCGAGCCCAATGACTCCAATGCGCACCCCCATTACTCTACCTCGGAGCGTATTGCCATCATCCACAACGGTATCATTGAGAACTATGCGGCGCTGAAAGAGCACTTGCAGCAGCAGGGCCACACGTTTCATTCGGATACCGACACGGAAGTGTTTGTCAACCTGATTGAGGAGATTCAGAAGCAGCAGAAATGTTCGTTGGAAGAGGCTGTCCGTCTGGCCTTGCATGAGGTGGTAGGTGCCTACGCCATTGTGGTGCTGAGCCGCGACGAGCCCAATCAGCTGATTGCGGCCCGCAAAGGCTCGCCGCTGGTTATCGGGGTTGGCAAGGATGAGTATTTCCTGGCGTCCGATGCCACGCCGATCATCGAGTACACCAACGAGGTGATCTATGTGAACGACTACGAAATTGCGGTCATTAAAAACGGCAACCTCGAAATCCGTTCCAAGGAAGACGTGCAGCAGACGCCCTACATCCAGAAGCTGGAGATGGCGCTTGAAAGCATCGAGAAAGGCGGGTACGAGCATTTCATGCTGAAGGAGATTTTCGAGCAGCCGCGCTCCATCCTCGATTCGATGCGCGGCCGTTTGGAACTGGAAGCTGGCCACCTGAACATGGGCGGCATCCGGGCCTACGAGCGGAAGTTCATGAATGCCGACCGCATCATCATCGTGGCCTGCGGTACCTCGTGGCACGCTGGCTTGGTGGCCGAGTATCTGCTCGAAGACCTGGCCCGCATTCCGGTGGAAGTGGAGTATGCGTCGGAATTCCGCTACCGCAACCCCATTATTACGGAGCGCGACATCGTAATTGCTATTTCGCAGAGCGGTGAGACGGCCGATACGCTGGCTGCAATTGAACTGGCCAAGAGCAAAGGCGCCACCATCTTCGGTATCTGCAACGTGGTTGGCAGCAGCATTGCTCGCGCTACCGATGCCGGTGCCTACACGCACGCCGGCCCGGAAATCGGGGTGGCTTCGACCAAGGCCTTCACGGCTCAGGTAACGGTGCTCACGCTACTGGCCATGATTGTGGGCCACAAGCGCGGCGCGCTGTCTGATACCCGTCTGCGCGAGCTGATGGTGGAGCTGACCAACATTCCGGCGAAAGTAGAAAAGGCGCTGCTGCTCAACGACGAAATCAAGGTGATTGCCGAGATGTTCAAGGACGTGCCGAACTTCCTGTATCTGGGCCGCGGCTACAACTTCCCGGTAGCCTTGGAAGGCGCGCTGAAGCTGAAGGAAATCAGCTACATCCACGCCGAAGGCTACCCGGCCGCCGAAATGAAGCACGGCCCAATTGCCCTCATCGACGAAAACATGCCGGTGGTGGTTATCGCCACCAAGGACAGCTCATACGAGAAAGTGGTGAGCAACATCCAGGAGGTGAAGGCCCGCAAAGGCCGCATCATTGCCGTCGTGACGGAAGGCGACACGGTTATCCCGGCCATGGCCGAGTTCGTGATTGAGGTGCCCCACACGTCGGAGGTGCTGGTGCCGCTGGTATCGGTGGTGCCGCTGCAGCTGCTGAGCTACCACATTGCCGTCCTGCGCGGCTGCAACGTGGATCAGCCCCGCAACCTGGCCAAATCGGTAACGGTGGAATAA